CATCCTGGCCGACGGCGATGAGCCGGGCATGGAGTTCGCCAAGTCGGTCGCGAAGACGCTGCCGAACGCCCGCATCATCCCTATGCCTGATGGCGAGGATGTCAACTCACTAGTCACATCGCAGGGCAAATCCGCTCTGCTGGAGAGGATCTGATGAGAACAATGTTCGCACCCGTGACGTTGTACACGCAGCCGGGCTGTAAGCCGTGCAAGACCGTCAAGCAGCGACTCACCGACGCCGGCATCGAGTTCGATGAGGTCGACGTGACGTTCAACGCCGAGGCGTACGACTACCTCACCAAGGTGCTCAAAGCGAGGGCCACGCCAGTCATCGTGACCGACACCCATCCGCCGATCTTCGGCGACAACTCGGAGAAGCTCCAAGAGCTGATCGACTACTACACCGCATCGGAGACTGGTCTGTGAGCATTCTGACCACCGCCGAAGAGATCATCAACGGTCAGCGAGCTATCGACTACGGCGATGCTCGCGAGAACCATGAGCGGATCGCGACCCTGTGGGGCGCATACAAGCGCGGCACCGAGTTCTCCCCGGAGGACGTGGCCGTGATGATGATCCTGCTGAAGATCGCACGGTTCATGGAGAACGGCTACCACGAAGACACCGTTGTCGACATCGCCGGCTACGCCGGGGTGCTGGAGAAGATGCAGCTCCCCGAGGACCGGCGGTACGCGGTTGCTCCGCGCCAGTGGGATCGGCTCGAAGACATCCCCGACGGAGTCACCGTCAGAGACAACGAAGGTGACTTCTGGAAGCGACGGGGTGACGACATCCTGGGCTGGCTGAGCTACAAGACCGAAGCCGACGCATGGGCAACTGATCCCCTTATACGGGAGGGGTACAACGAAGCGTTCGGACCGTTCACCGAAGTGAAAGAGAGCACATGACGGAGCGTTTCGTAATCATCAGCGACACGCAGATCCCGTTCGATGACCGCAGGGCTGTGCAGTCGGTGATCAACTTCATCGGCGCGTACCAGCCCGACAGGGTGATCCACATCGGCGACCTGATGGACTACCCGAGCCCGTCTCGGTGGACGAAGGGCACGGCCGAGGAGTTCGCTCAGCGGATCAAGCCCGACTCCGAGCAGGCCAAGAAGCGATTCCTGGCCCCGCTGCGGGAGGTCTACGACGGCCCGGTCGGCATCCACGAAGGCAACCACGACAGCCGCCCGTTCGACTACCTGGCGAAGTACGCGCCAGCTCTGGTCGAGTTCGCCGACGAGTTCCGGTTCCAGAACCTGTTGGACTTCGACGGTTTCGGCATCGAGGTGCTGCCTGAGTTCTACAAGGTGGCTCCGGGCTGGATCACCACCCACGGCCATCGTGGCGGGATTCGCATCACGCAGAAAGCTGGTGACACCGCGCTGAACGCGGCGATCCGGTTCAACACCTCGGTGATCATGGGCCACACCCACCGGATGGGACTCAAGCACGACACCAAGGGCTTCGGCGGCAAGATCACCAAGGCGCTGTGGGGCATGGAGGTTGGCAACTTGATGAACATGGAACTGGCCACTTACCTCAAAGGTGGAACAGCCAACTGGCAGCAGGGATTCGGGCTCCTGACGGTTGACGGCAACCACGTCAAGCCCGAGCTGGTGCCGATCTCGAACGGCCGCTTCACGGTCGATGGCGACGTTTGGACGGTGTGACCTTGACATCCACCAAGCTGCCGTACCTGCACAAGAACGCCCGGTCGCGCCGGATCACCACCGCAGAAGTCCGCGAGGTCTTCGCCGAGGAGGTGACACGCGGACTGGATTCCCGGATCGACCGGGACGAGTACCTACGGAAGGTGATGCCTTGAACGACATCAACAAGGTCTTCGGCAAGGCAGCGCGGAAGGCGCTGGTGTCCTGGGAGACCGACCTCACAGCAGAGGAGCTGATCCAAGAGCTGTGGGTGTGGTACCTCGAGAGCCCGAAGATCCAGAACCGGATCGACCGCCTCAGCGAGGGCGAGGCGGTGAACTACGTCCGCATGCAGTGCCTGAGTATCCTGTCGGGCGAAGCGAAGAAGAAGGATCTCTTCGAGGAGCGCAGCCCCTACTCGTCGGACAGCGTCAAGGACGCTCTGCTGGGCGTGTCAACGAACCGGTACCTCCTCGACATCCTGCCGATTGCGATGAAGTCGCTCAACCGTCAGAACGAGCGGTACGCCGAGGCGATCCGGCGGCGGTACGACGACGGTGTCGTGCCGGTGAGCCGCTCCAAGGAGCAGGTCCAACTTTCTCGGGCGGTCAAGTCTCTCACCGAGCACGTCAACATCATCGCGATCACCGCTGGTGTCGACGCGAAGGGGAACGTCTCGGAGGGGCCGGGCAGCCGGCACGCGGTGTTCCCGGAGACCCGAAAGGCACAGGGGGGCGGTTGTTCCGATCCGACCGCGAACATCGCGATCCTGCTGATCGAGAACCCGGAACTCCGAGATGAGTACCTCTACGAGACGCCGCTCCCCGAGTTCCTTGGGGGGAGGTGCCATGCAGAACCTGCTTGATCCGACGTTCAACGGCATGCCGGGATCGGAGCTGTACCGGGGCGAGATCTTCCCGGAGCTGTTCCCCGGCAAACGAATGATGCTCGAGAACTGGACGCAGGACGACCTAGGGCAGTACGTCGGGGGGATCTTCACTCCCGGCTACGGCGAACGGAGGGCGGCGTGAAGAAGGGCACCAAGGTCATCGTCCAGCGCGACGAGACCAAGTACCCGGCCAGAGGCGCATGGCACCGGTTCCGGGGCAAGAAGGGCGTCGTGACCTGTGTGGTTCGCGGCAGAGGACCGGCCGAGTACGGCGTCTCCTTCAGCGGAGGCGACTCAGCTGACGCCTATTTCAAGCGATACGAACTGACTGAGAGGAAGTAGTGACCGACGTTAAAATCCCTTGGGGGCCGACCGGAGAGCTGGTCTACAACCGCACGTACGCTCGAACAAAGCCAGATGGCTCTAAGGAGTCGTGGCCGGAGACCGTTGAGCGAGTTGTTGACGGCAACCTCGCGCTCGTTCCGGCGCGCTATCAGCTCGATGGAGAACGCGAAGAGCTGATCCGGCTGATCAGCCAGTTCAAGATCCTGCCCGCTGGTCGACATCTGTGGGCCTCGGGCGTGAAGAACGCCCAGCACCTGTTCAACTGCTGGGTGGCCGGGTGGCCCGAGAAGATCTCGGATCACTTCGAGTTCACGTTCATGCGCCTGATGGAGGGCGGGGGAG
The window above is part of the Mycolicibacterium hassiacum DSM 44199 genome. Proteins encoded here:
- a CDS encoding glutaredoxin domain-containing protein gives rise to the protein MTLYTQPGCKPCKTVKQRLTDAGIEFDEVDVTFNAEAYDYLTKVLKARATPVIVTDTHPPIFGDNSEKLQELIDYYTASETGL
- a CDS encoding DUF6378 domain-containing protein, which gives rise to MSILTTAEEIINGQRAIDYGDARENHERIATLWGAYKRGTEFSPEDVAVMMILLKIARFMENGYHEDTVVDIAGYAGVLEKMQLPEDRRYAVAPRQWDRLEDIPDGVTVRDNEGDFWKRRGDDILGWLSYKTEADAWATDPLIREGYNEAFGPFTEVKEST
- a CDS encoding metallophosphoesterase; protein product: MTERFVIISDTQIPFDDRRAVQSVINFIGAYQPDRVIHIGDLMDYPSPSRWTKGTAEEFAQRIKPDSEQAKKRFLAPLREVYDGPVGIHEGNHDSRPFDYLAKYAPALVEFADEFRFQNLLDFDGFGIEVLPEFYKVAPGWITTHGHRGGIRITQKAGDTALNAAIRFNTSVIMGHTHRMGLKHDTKGFGGKITKALWGMEVGNLMNMELATYLKGGTANWQQGFGLLTVDGNHVKPELVPISNGRFTVDGDVWTV